GCTCGAAGCCTCTGCAACAAGGAAGCAGACAGAGGTATCTTGATCTGTGGGACCGGCATAGGAATGTCCATAGTGGCCAATCGCTATCCGGGAGTGAGGGCTGCACTCTGTCATGATCTGTATACTGCCATAATGAGCAGAAAGCACAATGATGCCAACTGCTTGGCCTTGGGTGGAAGGTTGTTGGGAAAGGCACTGGCCAAAGAGATTGTGAAGGTCTGGCTGGAGACCCCTTTCGAAGGAGGAAGGCACGAGATGCGTCTTGCTCAGATAAGGGAGCTTGAAAAGGGAATCTCTGATCAGGGGGGAGGTTGCTGAATCTTGTCCAGGCTCATGGAAGTGGATCCAGAGATAGCCAAGGCTCTCAGAGACGAGTTGGAGCGCCAAGAAAGTCGTTTGGTGCTTATAGCATCTGAGAACTATGCCAGCGAGGCGGTCCTGGAGGCCCAAGGCGGAATAATGACCAACAAATATGCCGAGGGCTACCCCGGCAGGCGTTACTATGGTGGCTGTCAGCACGTGGATAGGGTGGAGAGGCTGGCCGTACAAAGGGCAATGGAACTATTCGGGGCAGAGCACGCCAATGTGCAGCCCGTCACTGGCTCTGCCGCAAACATGGCAGTTTATCTGGCCACCCTCAAGCCTGGTGACAGGATACTGGGCATGCGCTTGGCCCATGGTGGGCATCTGACCCATGGGGCCCAGGCCAGTTTTTCGGGTAAACTCTACCATGCGGTATCTTACGGAGTAAGACGCGATGATCAGATGTTGGACTATGCAGAAATTCGCCAGATAGCTCTTGCCACAAGGCCCAAGATGATAGTGGCAGGGGCAAGCTCTTACAGCCGAATCATAGACTTTGAGGCCTTTGCGGACATAGCCGCTGAAGTGGGGGCTTACCTCATGGTGGACATGGCCCACATAGCCGGCCTGGTTGCCTGCGGATTACATCCGAGCCCTGTGCCCCATGCCGATTTCGTGACAGCAACTACCCATAAGACGCTCAGGGGGCCCAGAGGAGGCCTGATCCTGTGCAAGTCAAGATATGCTCAGGCCATAGATTCGGCGGTTTTCCCCGGCATTCAGGGAGGACCTCTGATGCATGTCATCGCAGCCAAGGCAGTAGCCTTTCAGGAGGCCCTTCAAGAGGATTTCAAGAACTATCAGCAACAGGTGGTCTCTAACTCCCAATGCCTTGCCCAAAGCCTGATGGAGATGGGCTATTCCATAGTTTCCGGAGGCACCGACAATCATCTGTTCTGCCTGGATCTGACAGGACACAACATCACAGGATTGGAGGCTGAGCAAGCCCTTGACAGGGCCGGCATAACGGTGAATAAAAACGCCATCCCATTTGATCCCCTGAGCGTACAGGTCACAAGTGGCATAAGGATAGGTACACCAGCGGTGACCACCAGGGGCATGGGCCTGACCCAGATGAGGCTCATAGCAAGTCTGATTCATAGGGTGCTTCAGTCCCCTGGAGATGAACAGGCCATAATGGAAGTGCGTACCGAGGTGGAAGAACTCTGCAGACGCTTCCCGGTATACCCAGCCCTGCGAGGGGAGTTTGCCACAGATCTGTCCAGGCAGGCCAAGGCAGTGTCATGAGGCTGAGTTGGGATGATTACTTCATGGAGATCACAAGGCTTGTCTCCAAGAGATCTACCTGCCTTAGACGCCAGGTGGGAGCTGTTTTGGTGAGAGACAGGCAGATTCTTGCCACAGGTTACAATGGCCCTCCCACAGGCCTACCCCATTGCGAAGAGGTGGGCTGTTTGAGGGAGCTGAGAGCAATCCCATCAGGGGAACGCCACGAGCTTTGCCGGGGATTGCATGCAGAGCAAAATGCCATAATTCAGGCGGCCAATCATGGGGTTAGCATCAAGGGAGCCACTATATATTCCACAACTCACCCCTGTGTTATTTGCACCAAGATGATAATCAATGCAGGCATCTTGAGGATCGTGTATGAGGAAGGATATGCGGACCAGCTCTCATCAGAAATGCTCTCCAGCAGTGGCATCTCTGTGGAGAGGCTTGGAGGGGTGATGGAATGAAGTGTCCTTTTTGCAGGAGTCTGGAAAACAAGGTCATAGATTCCCGCCTTTCCAAAGATGGTGATGTTATTCGCAGAAGGAGGGAGTGTATTGGTTGCCAGCGCAGATTCACCACCTATGAGAGGGTGGAGGAGATTC
The sequence above is drawn from the bacterium genome and encodes:
- a CDS encoding cytidine/deoxycytidylate deaminase family protein, with the translated sequence MRLSWDDYFMEITRLVSKRSTCLRRQVGAVLVRDRQILATGYNGPPTGLPHCEEVGCLRELRAIPSGERHELCRGLHAEQNAIIQAANHGVSIKGATIYSTTHPCVICTKMIINAGILRIVYEEGYADQLSSEMLSSSGISVERLGGVME
- the rpiB gene encoding ribose 5-phosphate isomerase B — encoded protein: MRYRIAIGADHGGFELKEELKGFLLEMGHQVQDLGCYGQESVNYPDFASLVARSLCNKEADRGILICGTGIGMSIVANRYPGVRAALCHDLYTAIMSRKHNDANCLALGGRLLGKALAKEIVKVWLETPFEGGRHEMRLAQIRELEKGISDQGGGC
- the glyA gene encoding serine hydroxymethyltransferase, with translation MSRLMEVDPEIAKALRDELERQESRLVLIASENYASEAVLEAQGGIMTNKYAEGYPGRRYYGGCQHVDRVERLAVQRAMELFGAEHANVQPVTGSAANMAVYLATLKPGDRILGMRLAHGGHLTHGAQASFSGKLYHAVSYGVRRDDQMLDYAEIRQIALATRPKMIVAGASSYSRIIDFEAFADIAAEVGAYLMVDMAHIAGLVACGLHPSPVPHADFVTATTHKTLRGPRGGLILCKSRYAQAIDSAVFPGIQGGPLMHVIAAKAVAFQEALQEDFKNYQQQVVSNSQCLAQSLMEMGYSIVSGGTDNHLFCLDLTGHNITGLEAEQALDRAGITVNKNAIPFDPLSVQVTSGIRIGTPAVTTRGMGLTQMRLIASLIHRVLQSPGDEQAIMEVRTEVEELCRRFPVYPALRGEFATDLSRQAKAVS